A single region of the Sphingobium sp. TKS genome encodes:
- a CDS encoding leucyl aminopeptidase family protein gives MTDFSDLLKADNNQPARSIRIIDAQGLEAWLASQPERVRTLVAAQKFKGKAHEHAILPGDDPADWSVIAGVASCEKLGPWCLAKLAEALPEGMYRLAEGIAGPAMLGWLTAQYRFDRYRKEENGSGVRVLLTSEVAQIEAATRLAEAVALVRDLVNTPAADMGPGDLEAAARKVAERFDAECKVTKGDALEQGFPMIHAVGKAADKSFAPRLIELRWGDPKHPKIAIVGKGICFDSGGLDIKPSSAMRLMKKDMGGAAHALALAQLIMGSRLPVRLHLLIPAAENAVSGNAFRPGDILQSRKGLTVEIGNTDAEGRLVLGDALTLAGEDKPDLIIDYATLTGAARVAVGPDLPALFTNDDALAGEMDAAGGVVDDPTWRLPLWDGYAEMLKSDVADINNAGEGGFAGAITAALFLKRFVPENTPWVHLDTFAWRPSSRPGRPKGGEALGLRAAFHVLQGRYGHKK, from the coding sequence ATGACTGATTTTTCCGACCTGCTCAAAGCCGACAACAATCAACCCGCCCGATCGATCCGGATCATCGATGCGCAAGGCCTGGAGGCGTGGCTCGCGAGCCAGCCGGAACGGGTGCGAACGCTGGTCGCGGCGCAGAAATTCAAGGGCAAGGCGCATGAACATGCCATTTTGCCCGGCGACGATCCGGCGGATTGGTCCGTGATCGCAGGAGTCGCATCCTGCGAAAAGCTGGGGCCATGGTGCCTTGCCAAACTGGCCGAAGCATTGCCCGAAGGCATGTACCGGCTGGCAGAGGGAATAGCGGGTCCAGCCATGCTGGGATGGCTGACCGCGCAATATCGTTTCGACCGCTATCGCAAGGAGGAGAATGGCTCCGGCGTCCGCGTGCTGCTGACCAGCGAGGTGGCGCAGATCGAGGCGGCGACGCGGCTGGCCGAAGCGGTGGCGTTGGTGCGCGATCTGGTCAACACGCCCGCCGCCGACATGGGGCCGGGCGATCTGGAAGCAGCGGCGCGCAAGGTGGCGGAACGCTTCGATGCCGAATGCAAGGTGACGAAGGGCGACGCGCTGGAGCAGGGCTTCCCCATGATCCACGCGGTCGGCAAAGCGGCGGACAAGAGCTTCGCGCCACGGCTGATCGAATTGCGCTGGGGCGACCCCAAACATCCGAAAATCGCCATTGTCGGCAAAGGCATCTGCTTCGACAGCGGCGGGCTCGACATCAAGCCATCCTCAGCCATGCGCCTGATGAAAAAGGATATGGGCGGCGCGGCCCACGCACTGGCACTGGCGCAACTGATCATGGGTTCGCGCCTGCCGGTCAGGCTGCACCTGCTGATCCCGGCGGCGGAAAATGCGGTTTCGGGCAATGCCTTCCGGCCCGGCGACATATTGCAGTCGCGCAAGGGGCTGACGGTCGAGATCGGCAATACCGATGCCGAAGGGCGGCTGGTGCTGGGCGATGCGCTAACGCTGGCGGGCGAGGACAAGCCGGACCTCATCATCGACTATGCGACGCTGACCGGCGCGGCGCGAGTGGCGGTGGGGCCGGACCTTCCCGCCCTCTTCACCAACGACGATGCGCTGGCCGGGGAAATGGATGCCGCAGGCGGCGTGGTCGACGATCCGACCTGGCGCCTGCCGCTGTGGGACGGCTATGCCGAGATGCTGAAATCGGACGTGGCGGACATCAACAATGCGGGCGAAGGCGGCTTTGCGGGCGCGATCACGGCGGCCCTGTTCCTCAAGCGCTTCGTGCCTGAAAACACGCCTTGGGTGCATCTGGACACCTTCGCCTGGCGCCCCTCTTCGCGGCCGGGACGGCCCAAGGGCGGCGAAGCGCTGGGGCTGCGTGCGGCCTTTCACG
- a CDS encoding DUF4163 domain-containing protein, translating to MRRGQGRGQAGPLFVAGLLLGACSAAKDADNAMATGNDVVASNFANRMSGQPEPPLPAKPFEQKEKTDLLEFAYGYPAQAAQIPALVEKFGNTLKVNKSDALKMAREDQKAAKASSFPFHAHALETHWTVTADTPRFLALESESYVYTGGAHGMTGYDALLWDKDRKRETAVEALMTSPTAFAAAIHDRFCEALDKARAEKRGEPVKRSDDDDFTKCIDPMKQVLVPTSKDGKLIDSVTVVIGPYSAGPYAEGSYDIALPVDAAMRKAIKTEYQDAFVAAE from the coding sequence ATGCGGCGCGGCCAGGGGAGGGGACAAGCGGGACCGCTGTTTGTGGCGGGGTTGTTGCTTGGCGCGTGCTCGGCAGCCAAGGATGCGGACAATGCGATGGCGACCGGCAATGATGTCGTCGCCAGCAATTTCGCCAACCGCATGTCCGGCCAACCTGAACCGCCCCTGCCCGCCAAGCCGTTCGAGCAGAAGGAAAAGACCGATCTGCTGGAGTTCGCCTACGGCTATCCCGCCCAGGCGGCGCAGATTCCCGCTTTGGTCGAAAAATTCGGCAACACGCTCAAGGTCAATAAGTCCGATGCGTTGAAAATGGCGCGCGAAGATCAGAAGGCGGCCAAGGCTTCGAGCTTTCCGTTCCATGCCCACGCCCTCGAAACCCATTGGACCGTGACCGCCGACACCCCGCGCTTCCTGGCGCTGGAATCGGAAAGCTATGTCTATACTGGCGGCGCTCATGGCATGACCGGCTATGACGCCCTGCTGTGGGACAAGGACCGCAAGCGCGAAACGGCGGTGGAGGCGCTTATGACATCGCCAACCGCCTTTGCCGCCGCCATTCATGACCGTTTCTGCGAGGCGCTCGACAAGGCGCGGGCCGAAAAGAGGGGCGAGCCGGTGAAGCGCAGCGATGATGACGACTTCACCAAATGCATCGATCCGATGAAGCAGGTGCTGGTGCCCACGTCAAAGGACGGCAAGCTGATCGACAGCGTCACCGTGGTCATCGGCCCCTACAGCGCCGGTCCCTATGCCGAGGGCAGCTACGACATTGCGCTGCCCGTCGACGCGGCAATGCGCAAGGCGATCAAGACCGAGTATCAGGACGCTTTCGTCGCAGCAGAATGA
- the rimO gene encoding 30S ribosomal protein S12 methylthiotransferase RimO — protein sequence MCAAIMATKIPEAPKVGMVSLGCPKALVDSERILTKLRSDGYQMSADYAGADVVLVNTCGFLDSAKEESLEAIGEAIAENGRVIVTGCMGNEAELIRAKFPQVLAVTGAHQYEAVVNAVHEASPPVPNAFVDLVPEGGLKLTPRHYSYVKISEGCNHRCSFCIIPSLRGDLVSRRVDAVLREAEKLVHAGTKELLIISQDTSAYGVDTRHETRQWKGREVRAHMTNLARELGQLRTAEGTPPWVRLHYVYPYPHVDHVIPLMAEGLLTPYLDIPFQHAAPSVLKAMKRPANEAKVLDRIRKWRDICPDIAIRSSFVVGFPGETEADFDYLLQWLDEAQLDRVGAFRFEPVEGATANDLPGAVPEEVKEERYQRIMEKTAAISAAKLATKVGRVLPVIIDEVGEADEDGSVGATARSQADAPEIDGNVFLRDVGEGLVPGSILNALIEDADEHDLFGVPLG from the coding sequence ATGTGCGCGGCGATCATGGCAACCAAAATTCCCGAAGCGCCGAAGGTCGGCATGGTGTCGCTGGGCTGTCCCAAGGCACTGGTCGACAGCGAGCGCATCCTGACCAAGCTGCGTTCCGACGGCTATCAGATGTCCGCCGACTATGCCGGCGCCGACGTCGTGCTGGTCAATACCTGCGGATTCCTCGATTCGGCCAAGGAAGAATCGCTGGAAGCCATTGGCGAAGCGATTGCGGAAAATGGCCGCGTCATCGTCACCGGCTGCATGGGCAATGAGGCGGAGTTGATCCGCGCCAAGTTCCCGCAGGTGCTGGCCGTTACCGGCGCGCATCAATATGAGGCGGTGGTGAACGCGGTGCATGAAGCTTCGCCGCCGGTGCCGAACGCCTTTGTCGACCTGGTGCCGGAAGGCGGCCTCAAGCTGACGCCGCGCCATTACAGCTATGTGAAGATTTCGGAGGGCTGCAACCATCGCTGCTCCTTCTGCATCATCCCCTCGCTGCGCGGCGATCTGGTGTCGCGGCGTGTCGATGCGGTGCTGCGCGAGGCGGAAAAGCTGGTGCATGCGGGGACGAAGGAACTGCTGATCATCAGCCAGGATACATCGGCTTACGGAGTCGATACCCGGCATGAGACGCGCCAGTGGAAGGGCCGCGAAGTTCGAGCGCATATGACCAATCTGGCGCGGGAATTGGGGCAACTCCGCACCGCGGAGGGCACGCCGCCTTGGGTCCGGCTGCACTATGTCTATCCCTATCCGCATGTGGACCATGTGATCCCGCTGATGGCCGAGGGGTTGCTGACGCCCTATCTCGACATTCCGTTCCAGCATGCCGCGCCTTCAGTGTTGAAGGCGATGAAACGGCCCGCGAACGAAGCCAAGGTGCTGGACCGCATTCGCAAATGGCGCGACATCTGCCCGGATATCGCGATCCGTTCCTCTTTCGTCGTGGGCTTCCCCGGCGAGACGGAGGCGGATTTCGATTATCTGCTGCAATGGCTGGATGAGGCGCAACTGGATCGCGTGGGCGCTTTCCGCTTCGAGCCAGTCGAGGGCGCCACCGCCAACGACCTGCCGGGCGCAGTGCCGGAAGAGGTCAAGGAAGAGCGCTATCAGCGGATCATGGAGAAGACCGCTGCGATCTCCGCCGCCAAGCTTGCCACAAAGGTGGGGCGCGTGCTGCCGGTCATCATCGATGAGGTGGGCGAGGCTGATGAGGACGGCTCGGTCGGCGCCACCGCCCGCAGCCAGGCCGATGCGCCGGAGATCGACGGCAATGTCTTCCTGCGCGACGTGGGCGAAGGATTGGTGCCGGGCAGCATCCTCAACGCGCTGATCGAGGATGCGGATGAGCATGACCTTTTTGGCGTGCCGCTGGGCTAG
- the surE gene encoding 5'/3'-nucleotidase SurE, with product MRILLTNDDGVDAPGLTVLEEIARTISDDIWIVAPSEEQSGAGHSLTLTRPLRIRQHGEKHYSVTGTPTDAVMMAVGHLMQDAKPDLVLSGVNRGANLAEDVTYSGTVSAAMEGAISGIKSIALSQVYAREGMGDAVPFAAARAWGERVLRPLIAMPASPRLLFNVNFPAIDPEAVKGIRVVRQGFHDVDRTKIIRGTDPRGYDYYWFGLGKSDSVPEGSDLAAIAEGYVTVTPLHYDLTQDSAMAATAQVFGN from the coding sequence ATGCGTATCCTGCTTACCAATGACGATGGGGTTGATGCTCCGGGCCTGACCGTGCTGGAGGAGATTGCGCGGACGATATCCGACGATATCTGGATCGTCGCGCCGAGCGAGGAGCAGTCGGGCGCGGGCCATAGTCTGACGCTCACGCGGCCGCTGCGCATCCGCCAGCATGGCGAGAAGCATTATAGCGTGACGGGTACGCCGACCGACGCGGTGATGATGGCGGTCGGACATCTGATGCAGGACGCAAAGCCCGATCTGGTGCTTTCCGGCGTCAACCGGGGGGCCAATCTGGCCGAGGATGTGACCTATTCGGGCACGGTTTCCGCCGCGATGGAAGGCGCGATTTCCGGGATCAAGTCGATTGCGCTCAGCCAGGTCTATGCGCGGGAGGGCATGGGCGATGCCGTGCCCTTCGCGGCTGCGCGGGCATGGGGCGAGCGGGTGTTGCGGCCGCTGATCGCCATGCCGGCCAGTCCCCGGCTGCTGTTCAACGTCAATTTTCCGGCGATCGATCCGGAGGCGGTGAAGGGCATTCGCGTGGTACGGCAAGGTTTCCATGATGTCGACCGGACGAAGATCATCCGGGGCACCGACCCGCGCGGTTATGACTATTATTGGTTTGGACTCGGGAAAAGCGACTCCGTGCCCGAGGGGAGCGATCTAGCCGCCATTGCCGAGGGTTATGTGACGGTGACGCCGCTGCATTATGACCTGACGCAGGACAGCGCGATGGCGGCGACAGCGCAGGTCTTCGGGAATTAG
- the serS gene encoding serine--tRNA ligase, whose protein sequence is MHDIRFLRENPTAFDAGLARRGLEPLSAELLALDERSRAIKTALQQGQARRNEASKAIGQAMAQKDMEKAEALKAEVAALKDSMPALETEDREVGEALAARLAAIPNLPADDVPLGEDEAQNVEVSRWGEPRSFTFTPQDHADFGPALGLDFEGGAALSGARFTALRGQMARLHRALAQYMLDRQSGENGYDEVNPPLLVRDEALFGTGQLPKFAEDLFRTTDGRWLIPTAEVSLTNLVREQIVPVETLPLRLTALTPCFRSEAGSAGRDTRGFIRQHQFEKVELVAICKPDESEAEHERMCAAAEGVLQALGLPYRKVLLCTGDMGFGARKTWDLEVWLPSQQTYREISSVSNCGDFQARRMNARYKPEGEKQTRFLHTLNGSGLAVGRTLVAVLENYQQEDGSVLVPEALAPYMGGLTRLRPR, encoded by the coding sequence ATGCACGACATTCGTTTCCTTCGCGAAAATCCCACCGCTTTCGACGCCGGACTTGCCCGGCGCGGGCTTGAACCGCTGAGTGCGGAACTGCTGGCGCTCGACGAACGCAGCCGGGCGATCAAAACCGCGCTGCAACAGGGCCAGGCGCGCCGCAATGAGGCGAGCAAGGCCATCGGGCAGGCGATGGCGCAGAAGGATATGGAAAAGGCCGAGGCGCTGAAGGCCGAAGTCGCCGCGCTCAAGGACAGCATGCCCGCGCTGGAGACCGAGGATCGCGAAGTCGGGGAGGCTTTGGCGGCGCGGCTGGCGGCAATCCCGAACCTGCCGGCGGACGATGTGCCGCTGGGCGAGGATGAAGCGCAGAATGTCGAGGTTTCGCGCTGGGGCGAGCCGAGGAGCTTCACCTTCACGCCGCAGGATCATGCGGATTTCGGACCGGCGCTAGGACTGGATTTCGAGGGCGGCGCAGCGCTGTCCGGCGCGCGCTTCACCGCGCTGCGCGGGCAGATGGCGCGGCTGCACCGGGCGCTGGCGCAATATATGCTGGATCGCCAGTCGGGCGAGAATGGCTATGATGAGGTCAATCCGCCGCTGCTGGTGCGCGACGAGGCGCTGTTCGGCACGGGGCAGTTGCCGAAATTCGCGGAGGATCTGTTCAGGACCACCGATGGGCGCTGGCTGATCCCGACGGCGGAGGTTTCCCTCACCAACCTCGTGCGCGAGCAGATCGTGCCGGTGGAGACCCTGCCGCTGCGCTTGACGGCGCTGACGCCCTGTTTCCGGTCGGAAGCGGGATCGGCTGGGCGCGATACGCGTGGGTTCATCCGCCAGCATCAGTTCGAGAAGGTCGAGCTGGTGGCGATCTGCAAGCCGGATGAGTCCGAGGCCGAGCATGAGCGAATGTGCGCGGCGGCCGAGGGCGTGTTGCAGGCGCTGGGACTGCCCTATCGCAAGGTGTTGCTCTGCACCGGCGACATGGGCTTTGGCGCGCGCAAGACCTGGGATCTGGAAGTCTGGCTGCCGAGCCAACAGACCTATCGCGAGATCAGCTCCGTCTCCAACTGCGGCGATTTCCAGGCGCGGCGGATGAATGCGCGCTACAAGCCGGAGGGCGAGAAGCAGACCCGCTTCCTGCATACGCTCAATGGGTCGGGACTGGCCGTGGGGCGGACTTTGGTGGCGGTGCTGGAAAATTACCAGCAGGAGGACGGCAGCGTGCTCGTGCCGGAGGCGCTGGCGCCCTATATGGGCGGCCTGACGCGGTTGCGGCCCCGGTAA
- a CDS encoding host attachment family protein: MQIDHDAMVLVADGRKMLFFRNKGSPAFPNLETEEVKQQDNPPDREQASDGTGRGPNSVGSHRGAVEQTNFHDLEEARFAAEAAELLKRRALAHDYDKLIVVAPPAALGEMRKHYHKEVQNRLVGEIAKDLSNHPVPEIERIIATS; the protein is encoded by the coding sequence ATGCAAATAGACCATGACGCGATGGTGCTGGTTGCCGACGGGCGCAAAATGCTGTTCTTTCGCAACAAGGGCAGCCCGGCCTTTCCCAATCTGGAAACGGAGGAAGTGAAGCAGCAGGACAATCCCCCCGATCGCGAGCAGGCCTCCGACGGGACCGGGCGCGGTCCCAATTCGGTGGGCAGTCACCGGGGAGCCGTGGAGCAGACCAATTTCCACGATCTGGAGGAAGCCCGCTTCGCTGCCGAAGCGGCCGAACTGCTCAAGCGCCGCGCCCTCGCCCATGACTATGACAAGCTGATCGTCGTCGCGCCGCCCGCCGCCCTGGGGGAAATGCGCAAACATTATCACAAGGAAGTGCAGAACCGGCTGGTGGGGGAGATCGCCAAGGATCTGTCCAATCACCCTGTGCCGGAAATCGAGCGAATCATCGCGACGAGCTGA
- the dksA gene encoding RNA polymerase-binding protein DksA produces MASVLNSDKDGPNPPKSAVTLPPDYRPSADEEFMNPLQLEYFRQRLWDWKKQILTEAEGTLAVLQNEPLREPDLNDRASSETDWSIELRTRDRQRKLISKIDAALRRIDEGEYGYCEVTGEPISLGRLEARPIATMTVEAQERHERQEKVSRDD; encoded by the coding sequence ATGGCATCGGTCCTGAATTCCGATAAAGACGGCCCAAATCCGCCGAAATCGGCTGTAACCCTCCCCCCCGATTATCGTCCTTCCGCAGACGAAGAATTTATGAACCCGCTCCAGTTGGAGTATTTCCGGCAGCGCCTGTGGGACTGGAAAAAGCAGATACTGACTGAAGCGGAGGGGACGTTGGCGGTTCTGCAGAATGAACCGCTGCGTGAACCCGATCTCAACGACCGCGCATCGAGCGAGACGGACTGGTCGATCGAACTGCGCACCCGCGATCGCCAGCGCAAGCTGATCTCCAAGATCGACGCCGCGCTGCGCCGCATCGACGAGGGCGAATATGGCTATTGCGAGGTGACTGGCGAACCCATTTCGCTGGGCCGCCTGGAAGCCCGTCCGATCGCGACCATGACGGTCGAAGCGCAGGAACGGCACGAACGACAGGAAAAAGTCTCTCGCGACGATTAA
- a CDS encoding PilZ domain-containing protein, with amino-acid sequence MDRGPARSGPRDSLFLLTNLSSVDGTPLGRARVRNLSATGLMADCERAVPAGTRIRFDLRGIGQVNGSVVWSREDRIGIAFDEEIDPQLARRPISAQAGQASVPDYLRQRRLIR; translated from the coding sequence ATGGATCGGGGCCCCGCGCGATCGGGTCCGCGAGACAGTCTGTTCCTGCTCACCAATTTGAGTTCGGTGGACGGCACGCCGCTTGGCCGAGCGCGAGTCCGCAATCTTTCCGCGACTGGCTTGATGGCCGATTGCGAGCGCGCCGTGCCTGCGGGCACCCGCATCCGTTTCGATCTGCGCGGCATCGGCCAGGTCAACGGCTCGGTCGTCTGGTCGCGCGAAGACCGCATCGGCATCGCCTTCGATGAGGAAATCGACCCGCAACTGGCGCGCCGCCCGATCTCGGCGCAGGCGGGACAGGCTTCGGTGCCGGACTATCTGCGCCAGCGCCGGCTCATTCGCTGA
- a CDS encoding YdcH family protein, giving the protein MENSHISALSAKHAGLEARIKAETSRPMPDAILVASLKKQKLRLKEEMEAQH; this is encoded by the coding sequence ATGGAAAATAGCCACATTTCAGCTCTTTCGGCCAAGCATGCAGGGCTTGAGGCACGAATCAAGGCGGAGACGAGTCGTCCGATGCCCGATGCGATCCTGGTAGCCTCGCTCAAGAAGCAGAAGCTTCGGCTGAAGGAGGAAATGGAGGCGCAACACTGA
- a CDS encoding YdcH family protein has protein sequence MRRLELLRIEHRDLDGAIAALVDSGSGDQMQIARLKKRKLRLRDEMALLEDQLVPDIIA, from the coding sequence ATGCGTCGGCTGGAATTGTTGCGAATCGAGCATCGCGATCTCGACGGCGCCATCGCCGCGCTGGTCGACTCCGGCTCGGGCGATCAGATGCAGATCGCTCGCCTTAAAAAACGCAAATTGCGGCTGCGCGACGAAATGGCGTTGCTGGAGGATCAGCTCGTCCCCGACATCATCGCCTGA
- a CDS encoding DUF1465 family protein, producing MKLAASLDQGLHRRLVDGLYVEAMIMADEARAYFDIRETSGPEADDPLRRVAFACESLKVTTRLMHIIAWLLSQRAWQRGELNDAEMLDEKYRLGHAATTDPALSANFPFAARALIEASQDLYERVARLQDRMARPRAQAEPNPARALMDRLNAAF from the coding sequence ATGAAACTCGCCGCTTCTCTTGACCAGGGCCTGCACCGCCGTCTGGTCGATGGCCTTTATGTCGAAGCCATGATCATGGCGGATGAGGCGCGCGCCTATTTCGACATTCGCGAGACGTCCGGTCCGGAAGCCGACGATCCGCTCCGCCGCGTCGCCTTTGCCTGCGAATCGCTGAAAGTCACGACCCGCCTCATGCACATCATCGCCTGGCTGCTGAGCCAGCGCGCCTGGCAACGCGGCGAACTCAACGATGCGGAGATGCTGGACGAGAAATATCGCCTGGGCCATGCCGCCACCACCGATCCGGCGCTTTCCGCCAACTTCCCCTTCGCCGCCCGCGCGCTGATAGAGGCGAGCCAGGATCTTTACGAGCGCGTCGCCCGCCTGCAGGACCGCATGGCCCGCCCGCGCGCCCAGGCGGAACCCAATCCTGCCCGTGCCCTGATGGATCGCCTCAACGCCGCCTTTTGA
- a CDS encoding autotransporter assembly complex protein TamA gives MNTGLRTCRRISGLPQAALLVPLLLLAPVAYAQTAPQSGVQRDPDPALAPMPDIGVDWPDMGQPDSIAPMVELPPETSDAPHQVIAPEASDEPAEEAATFADTGEERRYSVTLSGVEEIADAQFTTRFKELSALQQGEGKFANLAQINRRIKEDSDLLDRLLRAKGYYAARVRGAVAAPPPGSDKLVVTFRIVPGARYLLSSVDLTGLETTGEREAELRSAFPPKPGDPVDADAILAGQASLTVALAENGFPFGKVGEPEVRIDHDERKGELDIVVNPGAYRTFGKIVMADEDLFSARHVQRIARFHPGDTYMASDVEDLRQALVATGLVSSLTMTPKDAGDGEHVDLAIDARPAPLRTIAGELGYGTGEGYRAEVSWTHRNFFPPEGSVTLRGVLGTQEQTASVIYRRNNFRRRDNVLTGLLSVSNIQRDAYDARTITLSGSLERQTNILFQKKWVWRIGGELIASDEADAFSNGNRRTFFISAIPLSLTYDGSDDLLNPTRGFRLGGRLSPELSFQNSTFGYARVQLDGSVYQPMSDRIVLAARARFGTILGSTVDRIAPSRRFYAGGGASVRGYGYQAIGPRYGPDNDPVGGKSLAEFSLESRIRFGNFGVVPFVDAGNISTSFLPRFRDLRIGAGLGVRYYSSFGPIRIDVGTPINPQSGDPKLAVYVSLGQAF, from the coding sequence ATGAACACCGGTTTGCGGACCTGCCGCCGCATTTCAGGCCTTCCGCAAGCTGCCCTTCTCGTGCCGCTGCTTCTGCTCGCGCCCGTCGCCTATGCGCAGACGGCGCCCCAGAGCGGTGTCCAGCGCGACCCCGATCCCGCCCTTGCGCCGATGCCGGACATAGGCGTGGACTGGCCCGACATGGGTCAACCGGACAGCATCGCCCCGATGGTCGAGCTGCCGCCCGAAACCTCCGACGCGCCGCATCAGGTCATCGCACCCGAAGCCTCCGACGAACCGGCGGAGGAGGCAGCGACATTTGCGGACACTGGCGAAGAGCGCCGCTACTCCGTCACGCTTTCCGGCGTGGAAGAGATTGCCGATGCTCAGTTTACCACCCGTTTCAAGGAATTGTCGGCATTGCAGCAGGGGGAGGGGAAGTTTGCCAACCTTGCCCAGATCAATCGCCGCATCAAGGAAGACAGCGACCTGCTGGACCGCCTGTTGCGCGCCAAGGGCTATTATGCCGCCCGCGTCCGCGGGGCCGTCGCCGCGCCGCCGCCCGGCAGCGACAAGCTGGTCGTCACCTTCCGGATCGTGCCGGGCGCCCGCTATCTGCTCTCGTCCGTCGACCTGACGGGCCTTGAAACCACTGGAGAGCGCGAGGCGGAATTGCGCTCAGCCTTCCCGCCCAAGCCCGGAGACCCGGTTGACGCCGACGCCATCCTCGCGGGCCAGGCATCGCTGACGGTCGCCCTTGCGGAAAACGGCTTCCCCTTCGGCAAGGTGGGGGAACCGGAAGTCCGCATCGACCATGATGAGCGCAAGGGCGAGCTGGACATTGTCGTCAATCCCGGAGCCTATCGCACCTTCGGCAAGATCGTCATGGCCGATGAGGATCTGTTCAGCGCCCGCCATGTCCAGCGCATCGCCCGCTTTCATCCCGGCGATACCTATATGGCCTCGGATGTCGAGGATCTGCGTCAGGCGCTGGTCGCCACCGGCCTCGTCTCCTCCCTGACTATGACGCCGAAGGATGCCGGCGATGGCGAGCATGTCGACCTTGCCATCGACGCCAGGCCTGCGCCGCTGCGCACCATTGCGGGCGAACTGGGCTATGGCACGGGTGAAGGCTATCGCGCGGAAGTCAGTTGGACGCACCGCAATTTCTTCCCGCCTGAAGGTTCCGTGACGTTGCGCGGTGTGCTCGGCACCCAGGAACAGACGGCATCCGTCATCTATCGCCGCAACAATTTCCGCCGCCGCGACAATGTGCTGACCGGGCTGCTGTCGGTCAGCAACATCCAGCGCGATGCCTATGACGCGCGCACCATCACCCTGTCGGGCTCGCTGGAGCGCCAGACCAACATATTGTTCCAGAAAAAATGGGTCTGGCGCATCGGCGGCGAACTGATCGCCTCGGACGAAGCGGATGCGTTCAGCAACGGCAACCGTCGCACCTTCTTCATCAGTGCGATCCCGTTGAGCCTCACCTATGACGGCAGCGACGACCTGCTGAACCCCACCAGGGGCTTTCGCCTCGGCGGTCGCCTCAGTCCGGAGCTCTCCTTCCAGAACAGCACTTTCGGCTATGCCCGCGTGCAGCTCGACGGCAGCGTCTATCAGCCGATGAGCGACCGCATCGTGCTCGCCGCGCGCGCCCGTTTCGGGACGATCCTGGGTTCCACGGTCGATCGCATCGCGCCCTCGCGGCGTTTCTATGCAGGCGGCGGCGCGTCGGTGCGCGGCTATGGTTATCAGGCGATCGGCCCGCGCTACGGCCCGGACAATGATCCGGTGGGTGGCAAGAGTCTGGCTGAATTTTCGCTGGAATCGCGCATCCGTTTCGGCAATTTCGGCGTCGTGCCCTTCGTCGACGCCGGCAATATCTCAACGAGCTTCCTGCCGCGCTTCCGCGACCTGCGCATCGGCGCGGGGCTGGGCGTACGCTATTACAGCAGCTTCGGCCCGATCCGCATCGATGTCGGCACGCCGATCAATCCACAATCGGGTGACCCGAAGCTTGCCGTCTATGTCTCGTTGGGGCAGGCCTTCTGA